One part of the Humulus lupulus chromosome 9, drHumLupu1.1, whole genome shotgun sequence genome encodes these proteins:
- the LOC133799837 gene encoding uncharacterized protein LOC133799837, with translation MDCFNMLSWNVRGLNNKNKPQEILDFCRLNKIGLGALIETQIKGDRIRDIMNSSFPGWKFYSSSVLEGRIFLIWKAHLVKVDIIQENTQLLHCRVNFLGRNLEYCLSVVYGFNHLATRKLLWPDLATVQRPVNPWIIMGYFNVVFHVDDRLGGRPISVKEMEDVRQWLALGEATEMKTLGPNYTWSNKQDGGARIFSKLDRVFSNESWNDIFPLAVAYAQWDMVFDHCYLLIKHMDFRRSGVKTFQFYNMWVAHEKFRETVLNSWSTPLEGQGLFRLVGKLIRLKHVLKKFNWRSMGDVAEKEAQQDYFMHEKIYASFLRQKGKITWLRFGDENSSYFHASLKQRQISNRIDSYIDIDGHFVDDYDKLNLIKLFTYQEVRSAMFSIHSVKSPDPDGYGAGLFKALWKDIGKEVSMAVLDFFDSDRIPPLLNDTIISLIPKLDQPTNASEFRPIACCNSIYKCISKMLCNRLAVVLPSLINLNQGAFIKHRSLAYNVLIFQDLIKGYNRKI, from the exons ATGGATTGCTTCAACATGTtgagttggaatgttaggggGTTAAACAACAAGAATAAGCCCCAGGAAATTTTAGATTTCTGCAGGCTGAATAAAATTGGTCTTGGAGCTTTGATTGAAACACAAATAAAAGGGGACAGAATAAGGGATATTATGAACTCATCTTTTCCTGGTTGGAAGTTTTATAGCAGTTCTGTGCTGGAGGGGCGTATTTTTCTTATTTGGAAAGCTCATTTGGTGAAGGTCGATATTATTCAGGAGAATACTCAGCTATTACACTGTAGAGTTAATTTTCTTGGTAGGAATTTGGAATATTGCCTCTCGGTAGTCTATGGCTTTAATCACTTGGCGACTAGGAAATTATTATGGCCTGACTTAGCTACTGTTCAGAGGCCGGTTAACCCTTGGATTATTATGGGATATTTTAATGTTGTTTTTCATGTTGATGATAGACTTGGTGGAAGACCTATTTCTGTTAAGGAAATGGAGGATGTTCGTCAGTGGTTAGCTTTAGGAGAGGCGACTGAAATGAAGACCTTGGGCCCAAATTACACTTGGTCTAATAAGCAAGATGGTGGAGCTCGTATCTTCTCCAAGTTGGACAGAGTATTTTCTAATGAAAGCTGGAATGATATCTTTCCGTTGGCTGTAGCATATGCTCAATGGGATATGGTTTTTGACCATTGCTATCTGCTTATCAAACATATGGATTTCAGAAGGTCGGGAGTGAAGACTTTTCAGTTTTACAATATGTGGGTAGCTCATGAAAAATTTAGGGAGACTGTTCTTAATAGCTGGTCTACTCCTTTAGAGGGGCAAGGACTGTTTCGTCTTGTTGGAAAACTCATAAGACTTAAGCATGTTCTAAAAAAGTTCAATTGGAGATCTATGGGAGATGTTGCTG aaaaagaagctCAGCAAGATTACTTCATGCATGAGAAGATTTATGCTAGCTTTCTTCGTCAAAAAGGTAAGATTACTTGGCTTCGTTTTGGTGATGAAAATTCCTCGTATTTTCATGCTAGCTTGAAACAGAGGCAGATTTCTAATCGTATTGATTCTTATATTGATATTGATGGTCACTTTGTGGATGATTATGATAAG TTGAACTTAATAAAGTTGTTTACTTACCAAGAAGTTCGATCAGCTATGTTTAGTATTCACTCAGTCAAAAGTCCTGACCCGGATGGATATGGGGCGGGCCTCTTCAAAGCTCTATGGAAAGATATAGGCAAGGAAGTTTCTATGGCTGTTTTGGACTTCTTTGACTCAGACAGAATTCCTCCGTTGCTTAATGATACTATCATCTCTCTCATCCCGAAATTGGATCAGCCAACAAATGCTTCTGAGTTCAGACCTATTGCTTGTTGCAATTCTATTTACAAATGCATTTCGAAAATGCTTTGTAACCGGTTAGCTGTGGTTCTCCCTTCTTTGATTAATCTTAATCAGGGTGCCTTTATAAAGCATAGATCTCTGGCTTACAATGTCCTCATTTTTCAAGATCTGATTAAGGGATACAATAGGAAAATATAG